The segment CTCTACGTGCAAATCGCCCCAAAGCCCACTTTTCTTCCCTTCATTGAATAGGACGCCGTGGTTTCAACGCCCCCAACGCATTCAAAGGATCAAGGCCATGAAACTGAAAAGACCTTTACAGATTGACCATGCAATGTATACTTCCAGCAGGATGCACAGCCAACAACTATGGTTTGCATGCCCTGCCGAAGGACCCGATCATGCGGAATAAGTGGTTAGAGTTTGTTGGTCCCCAATGGTGGAGAGTATACCAATAGCTAGACCATAGACTGCTGGTTATGCATATTCGTTATAATCATTATCTCGATCGCTAGCATAGCtgactttagctagctaactaccaaATAGTTAGCAAGCTAGCCTACCTCAATACAACTTGGATTTGGCTTGGAAACACGATAACATTTAAAAAGGTGGCAAATAATGAGTAGAAAAACCTTATGTCACGATTGTGATTTTGCCAGGTTGACTTTACATGCAGTAACTCTttcgctaacattagctagtaACAGTAATGGCGTCGCTAAAGTAAAATGGTTGACATAAGGCAAAGATGTTTCCTAATTTCCTAATTATTTGCATACTTTAGCAATGTCATCATATTTCCATGCCACTATAAAATGTGTAATTTAGACAAAACATTCACATTAGCCTCCGAGGTGAGTTGCAACCCATGTCTAGGGCATAAATAAATATTGGATGCAACTATGATGTTACTAGCTAACATGTCTGACTAAAACAGTGTACTCACTATCAGCAACAAACCAACCCAGGACCATCGCAAAACATGTCACAGTTGGTTGCATCGTCAGCGTCACCGGCCTGAATTTTCCAAACAAGATTACGTTATTTCTCAAACTGTGTTTATAGTTGAGGGATGATGACATTGACCCTGATTTTCTGTTAGATAATGTGCACAGTTGGGTGCTAGACTGATCCCCTGGTCATGAACGGATGCCAGGACCTACCAGAAAGGCGCAAAGGTGGGTATCAGAATATGTCCAGCAATGTGATTGCAATGGTTTAACAACCTCGAAAAATCATTCCATTCACTGTTCACTTGCCTATTTTCACAGCTTGTCAGGCAAGATCTCAGAATAAAAGTGTAATGCGACAAAGTACCCTTGTGACACCTCCTCTGTCGCCAGTCTCCCTTGACTCTTATGAATAGGACACGCCATCATGAGGCCTCTGATAGTGACCCGAGTTACTGCCCTATGGGTCAGATATTTTGACCTAGCTGGGCTAGAAACAATCAGTTGCCGCTGTAGTAATGGTGCAGCCATGACAATTGAATCTTCATACTGTTGTTTCTCTAGGGCACTCAGAAACAACAGTACTAAAGCGAAGCCTTATCACAATAATTATTATCTGGGAGATTTTTTTTCCTCATCGCACAGTGGTCCCAAAAATAAAACTTGTGGTCGCACAGCAAAATATTTGGCCACACTTTAGAGACACTCGCAAGACATTTACGTAAGAGTTGTTGCTTGTGTTTGTTGGGAGTGATGCGTTATCTTGCTTGCTAAATAAATACAGAAGAAAAGTGTAGAACACGCCTTGAGCACTGTGCCTAGTCCGTGCAACTTGCGATTTCCgtgaatctgattggtcaaaacacGCAAAGAACCTGCAGCAGCACTCCGATGTGAAGAACAGAGAAATTGTGCACGAGttgacaaaaacaaaaacaatttgcATTGATATTTTAAACTAAATCAAGTTCTGTGGCAAATGCCACCCCGCAACTTGTTTTCGGGCAGCCCTGGATAGGAGTGGAACAAAACGGTAGGTGCTCGTGCATTGATAAGCACAAAGACGGCATTAACGATTAGTAAAATAAAGACGGCCCTTCAACAAGCCTATTTCACACCAGATAACCTGCTGAATTTGCAAGATACATTTCATTTTGATTTCAGCACAAAGGAAAGTGTTGCACTGACTCGGCAATGGATTGATGCGtcagcattgtctcaatgaagagttttGTCTTCGACTAGACACGTGCGACATGCCTGCTAGTAAAAAGTAAGCACTGAAGTAGCgaacatagaacagatctaccgcttcttagacttgctttcaatgagaatggcagatctataacacacattaCTATGAGAATTTGGTCGGCTACATATTGCGGCTTTAAGTCTTACACAAGTTTAACTGTGCTTGAAGTTTCAAATGGACTCTGTTGTCTTTCCTAAATGTGTAATGTGACAGGTATTTtaacaaacaaacatttttttaacAAAAACAAACATTGACTAATAAAATATTTAATCTGTTTCCTAAATGTGTAATGTGACAGGTATTTtaacaaacaaacatttttttaacAAAAACAAACATTGACTAATAAAATATTTAATCTGTCGTCCTCAAATATAGGGGATGATGACGCAATCTTTCTGAGAGTTAGCCTGCCCGGGAGTAGGTTCGTTCTGAAGGATTTGTTTCCATAGAAATGTATCTGGTACCAGTTATCCAGAGTCAAACTCAGAATTTATCAAAGTTACCAAGCTAACTCCTCAAACCACGTACGTAGTATAGAGCTCTGGACTAGGCTCAATCCGTGTCCAGGAAACCAccctatttgtatttattatggatccagcagctactcttcctagggtccagcaaaattaaggcagtttataccattttaaaaacattacaatacattcacaacacactgtgtgccctcagggccCTAATCCACCACTACcatatatctacagtactaaatccatgtgtatgtatagtgtgtatgttatctgtgtgtgtgtgtgtgtgtgtgtgtgtgtatgccaatgtttgtgttgcttcacagtccccgctgttccataaggtgttttttaaatcTTGTTTTACTGCTTGCCTCAGTTACCTGAATtggaatagagttacatgtagtcatggctctatgtagtactgtgtgcctcccataggacctggggactgtgaagagacctcgtggcatgtcttgtggggtatgcatgggtgtccgagctgtgtgccagtaatttagacagacagctcagtgcattcaacatgtcaatacctctcataaatacaagtagtgatgaagtcaatccctccactttgagccaggagagattgacatgcatattattaatattagctctccgtgtacatccaagggccagccgtgctgcactgttctgagccaattgcaattttcctaagtcattttttgtggcacctgtccacatgactgaacagtcaAGGTGTAACaaaacaaggcaggtcctacaggccctagttgaGTGTTGTTAAGGCtgcagagcatcgctttattatagacagacttctccccatcttagctactacctcatcaatatgttttgaccatgacagttttacaatccagggttactccaagcagtttagtcatctcaacttgctcaatttccacatgatttattacaagatttagttgaggtttagggtttagtgagtgtttagGCTTGTGAATACGTACGTTTCCAGGCAGAAACTTGATGGCCATGCGCAGGATGAGGACAGCCCAGAAGATGTGCAGACACTGCAGTACTAACAACAGCCCGTTGAAGAAGTAGAACCCAAAGAAAGGGGGATAGATGGTCAATGGGTACACCCACGTAGTATGTAGGATCCTGGGAGAAGAAACAGACAGATCCAGTCAATAGAGATCTGCATGGGCAAGTCAAAAGCATTTTGGCTTAAGACTTAAGTAAATCACTAGAATGCATTGCATCCTGTACAATTGATAATTGAAAAAGAAAATGCCAGAAAATAATACTTTACACTAAAGTTATGGGTGCTTTAGACATACGGAAGAAGTTTCCCCAGACACAGATTCAGCCTACTGCTGGACTACAAAGCAAGCGCAACGGAAAAACTCAGTTGAAAATGCTTTTTAATCCAGGTTTAGGCATAATGTACGTCCGGGAAACCCTCCCCTAGGATGCAGAAAAGTGTCATCCAAGATCTGAGCACCTTACCAGAAAGGGAGTATGACGAGGCGGGTAAGGATGAACACAGCTGCAAACAGGATGAAGATGTAGTTGcaggtctttctccattctgcaTAGTTGAACATCTTTGCTGACTAAAAGGAACAACAGAAGGGGGGGGTTAAGTATTCAGTTGCCGTTTCCTATATTCTCCTCTGGATGGCAGGCTCAACACTACGACCAGTTCTGTGAGAGTAGACATTATGTAAGCACCATTTATGACTATAATACAACTGTAATCGCCTTAACTGTCCATATAGTGATAACATTCCTCTATACTTATTATGGAATGGATATCGTTTCTTTAGGTTTGTAATGGTGACATTGTATTGCAGGAGTAATAAGATTGGGTATGGGGGGGGGCTGTACCTCCAGTAGGTAGTCTGAGGCATCGTGCACCAGCATGATCAAAGTCCCGGCACGGATGTAGTTGACCAACCACGAAAAACTGATCAGCAGAATAGTGGCCACATGGTGAACAATCTGCTCCTTAAAATCctggaagagagaaagggggagtttGTCAGTTACGCAAATGTTGTGTTTACTTTGTGCACTGAACATCAGCTTGAGTTAGTCAATAACAGGAGGAGGGGGCGTTTAACACCGCTGAATATCAGCAAAACGTTCATAGCTTCAAATGTCTGTAGGGACACATCTAAGCTACTGTTACAGACGCCTGGTATCACCACTTATTGATTAATGACGGCGTAAGAGTGTGTGCATACCGATTCATCCAGTACTCACAAATGAGTGACAGGTGTCAGGTtcattgacccaggtttattcgATAAAAACtgtcgtaaaaaaaaaaaaagttgcgACATGTATAATGGAAACGCCATCTATAGGAGAAATGTTCTAAAGATCGACAAAATGTTACAGTTCAACGGGTGGATTGGTTTGGTTTAACTTTCTTTGTGACTAATGATGGAAACTGTGTTTTTCAAATAAATGAGGATTGCCAAATACCTTAAAGTAGGCCTACGCAGGGCAAGTGACATCTATAAAGCTCCACTCCACATttaattctaaatgcctactgttgtcaacaacaacaaaaattccaACTACAAAACTCAAGTCAGGACAAGGATTGTCTTTGACTTTCAAGACTGCCTGTATCGCTTCGCCTTGCTTTTCTAGTTGGCTGGAAGCAAGTTCCTGTGTTGGTATGTTGGCACATGATAATTATTTGAATATGGCAAATTGCATTCTAACAATGCTGGCTTTTgcgggctacctgagacatgaaacagttGGGGGAAGGGTATACAGACTGTCACCAATTTAGTAAAGTGCAATTTGCCTAAATTGATCACGGAAACTCTTAAACCACTTAGTTTTTATTCAACCATTTTTTTTGGGGTGGGGTTGTGACATGACATCCAGCTGTTTTTATTGACACAAGAGACGGTTCAATGGAAACACACCGTAGCAGGCAATTGTAGAATGTATTTTCTATGAAACCTTTTCAAATgtcgacaacaacaaaaaatccctgGACAACTTACCGGAAACATAGCTAATGTGTGCATGTATCCATGTGTACTTTTCCTACTTACAACTGAACTAAAGCGTCACCCTAGCCATAAGCTTGAGGCGGGCACGAAAACTAACAAGTCCAATTTGGAGTTCCACAGCAATTATAGCTAACGTAACGACACAAATGTTCTGCCAACCAAGTCTCTAAAACCATTGTTTTTGGATCAGCCCTATTCATTCCTTGTGTCTGTCAAATCAACCGACAAACAGGACTGGATTTCAGTCTTGTCTGCTGACTGTTTGAAGAGTTGCCACTTTCCATTTGGGCTCACCAGCTGGAAAATAAATACGGCTGGAGAACATGGTCAATCAGTCTCCACTGCGATACCTTTCCACAATATGCCGGTCACACATTAACCCACAAATGCCCGAGACCAGCACctcaaaactcggtcctcgggagaCCCAAATAGATTTTTTTGTTGCCCTAACACTACATAGACGATTCAAAGCTTGATGACTAATTgattattttaatcagctgtgtagtgctagaggcaaaaaaaaaaaacgtgcACAGAGTTGGAGAAACCACATTAACACCCCTCCCTGCCTGAGACATGCACACAACAGGGAAGAGAAATAGCTTGCAACTGAAACTACAATCATTTTTGTGGTGAACCAAAGGTCATATAATTTAGTTGTCATACCCAAACGGACATCTGCCGAGATGTGGTTAGCTCTGTCGCTTATCTCTCTGGCCTCCTCACAAAGATAAGGTCTATCCAGTTGCCATTCTAAATGGTACGCATGTAAAATTGTCATCGTTTCTGAATTTGGCTCCACTTACTTTACGCTTGACATCCGTTGCCACACTGAAGAGCAGCGATATGTAGAATCCCAGCTCGATCATGTAGTACCAGTACTGAGAAGGCAGCAGTGGCTGTAAGAGGGAAGAACaaacatttgatttaaaaaaatatatatactctATTTAGCAGATACTTCTATCCAAAGCAACTTAAAGTAGTGCATGCAAACATTTGTGACATTTATACAAAAAGGTGTCTAGAAATGCCAAGCTGTAATCATGTACCGGAAACCTTCATGTTTGGTATTGTCCCGAAATGTGTCAGACCAACTAAACATTTAAAACCAACTGCGATTTAGAGACCGACAGTCTTACAGTGTACATACCAGCGTGGGGAAGCCATTCCACATCTCCTCCATGTCATAGAACCATGGCTTCTGGGGAGAGATTCACATAGGTGAGAATTTCAGTCTCAAACCAAAACACAAGCACAAAATGGCACACGCCAGAGCCAAAAGGTACAAAAACAGAGGCAAAGCATTGCTAGAGAAAATATATACCGACGGTAAATCACGGTACTCACATCAATTAGGGCACCCAGGCCAGCAATGAAAGCAAGAAGGTAAAAGGTAAATCTCCAACTGTAAGAGAACGCACAGAAACCCCATATGAACAGAACACAATTTCACACAGCTTACAACAatgtcacatatacacacacacacacacacacacaatacaaacgAGGGCTCCTTCAAAGACAAAgtaaagcataagctacagccaCCTGTAAACTATCAGTGGTTGTATTTTGAGCAGGTGAATATGAAAATAACAGGCAGATCACAAGACTCTTTTACAGAAGGCACACGATACCTGTTGCACAGTAGAAATATGCCCGCGTCGGAAATAAAGGGTTGTTTTGACATTCATTAATTACGTGTCGGCAGGTGCAAGTTCCATTCAACCATGTTCACCTGCTcccatctgctgttgctaacagCTCTGCTACTATTCATTTCAGTTCGCAGTACTCTACTTTCTTTGCTTAAGACAATTTATTTCAACCATATTCAATACAGAAATGAGTGTAGCCTACATCTCGGATTGTAACAGCACAAAAGTATTGTGGGTTTCCACTTGGCTGCTGTGGGTACCTGGCTTCCCGGAACTTCTTGATCTGGCTGGGCCGTTCCTGGTTCCTCCGCCGCCGGAACCACCTCTGGACCTGCCGCACCGAGCAACCTGACTTCTTCGTTAACTCTTCCACTGAACTCTgtcagaaagagacaggggttaTGGGGCAATATAGCGCTAATGTATCTTTAATTGTATTACTGTAAAATGTGTTTGCGATTTTAAATAATGGTTGATTTAATGTAGCAATTGTGCAGGGATTTGACTTAGGAGTTGTGTGAACTACTGAACTGAGTGGTCACTTGGATTTGGTCAATGGAATTGTATGGTAGTTTCCTACATGGAGGATTAGGAAGGAGTTGACATTAAACAACATTATGTAGCATTATAGCAATGCTGTCCAATTACCTGTGAGGGGAACTTCGATGCATTGCAGAAATAAAATTCCAGTGTGGTGTTGGGAGCAGCTCTGACACGAGGTTTCTCCCTCACTCTAAGTAAAGAGGCAAGTTTAACGGCCACGGTCCTGGATAGTCATAGAGGAggcaaaggaggagaggaaattgTGGTTAGGGACTGTAAATCAGgtctggttgttgttgttgcagtgaaCACAAGTCAACAAGGCTAGATGAACAAGCAAATGAGATTTGAGCAATACaggttaaaaaaacaacaacagcaagCTAATGAAACATAGCGAGGCCACTGCaatgtgaagagagggaggtattGGTTTTGTCCTCAACATTTCGGGACGAACATATCGCCTTGGGCCTGGAGTACTGACCTCTCAAATATCTGTCGGATAATCAGGAAGCATACTGCAATAGGGAAGATGACCCAGAGATCACTTCCTTTAGCGAAGACTAGGCCATCCCGGTCCTTGAGGTCGGCCCAACCCAGGCCCGCAGGGAACCACAGCCGGTCCTGCCAGACCCAGTCACTGAGCTCCCTGAGCCAGGTCAACATTCTGAGaaaaaagaaaaggaaaagaGAGATAAACATGTAAGAAACATTCAGACAAAATGGGGTGAAGGCCAAAGCCTTGTACAGTCTGACAGGACATTTCGTTGGTAGATCCCATACCAAAATGAAAATGTCAAAAATTATTCAATAAAAGAAACGCTGCCGCAAATATTTGTAGGGAAAGTATTGTTGCGTTTGAAGTTGCACTATGTAGATATCGCTCTGCCATTtactggttgctaaaattctaatgcTTTGTctcatttcagtttgtgacacAATAAGGTAGTATAGAGAATGATTGTACcactgaaatatattttccataaccaaaaatattgttgtttcagctgtttgaagctggtgtacaaaactgaaagtaaaaagACAAAAATAAAACTTAAGAACTGGAACTATAGAAGTAgctcacatagaacagatctacagcttcttagacttgctttcaagtaGAATGATTTCACATCTCAATATGAACTTGGCCGGGTTGGCGATTTAATGACATATTGCTACTTTAAATTGAGGAGGTTAAATATCATTAGACAATAGGTCAAAGAGGACTACTATTTGCATCCATAATTTGTATGTGACTATTTGTGATCCGATTATTATGCCATGTTGATCTTGGTGTGCAGGTGCGTCCATCCAGATTTACATAGCCATGAAAACATGAGCATCAACACATCCAACAATGCAATGGCCTGGTGTGTAAGAACTTTGAACCCAAAGAAGAATATATAGTTGCTTCAAACACCTACTGCAGGACTTCCTGACATTCCCCAGATGAATCCATTAGCTAGATAAATTACAAGCTTTGACAGTGCAGAGCAGCTCTTGTGGCAGAGATGCAGGTATTGATACTAGTTGAGTGGGCAACATGCAGTGTAGGCTTAATTACAACACAGGCAATGAGATCTGCTGTGAAAGGCTCTCAGAGCCACTACGACATCACTGCTACTCATTACTGGCAGGTTTTGAATGCGTTTTCTTTAGTCACCTGTGGACGCTAGTTTTGTTAGAGACGGCATGTGAACAAGAAGGCCTGAT is part of the Oncorhynchus gorbuscha isolate QuinsamMale2020 ecotype Even-year linkage group LG09, OgorEven_v1.0, whole genome shotgun sequence genome and harbors:
- the cers2a gene encoding ceramide synthase 2a: MLTWLRELSDWVWQDRLWFPAGLGWADLKDRDGLVFAKGSDLWVIFPIAVCFLIIRQIFERTVAVKLASLLRVREKPRVRAAPNTTLEFYFCNASKFPSQSSVEELTKKSGCSVRQVQRWFRRRRNQERPSQIKKFREASWRFTFYLLAFIAGLGALIDKPWFYDMEEMWNGFPTLPLLPSQYWYYMIELGFYISLLFSVATDVKRKDFKEQIVHHVATILLISFSWLVNYIRAGTLIMLVHDASDYLLESAKMFNYAEWRKTCNYIFILFAAVFILTRLVILPFWILHTTWVYPLTIYPPFFGFYFFNGLLLVLQCLHIFWAVLILRMAIKFLPGNDIVEDERSDREETDSDEEEEDHEKTKNGFVQNGNGHTVLNNNHHHSKTD